A window of the Eschrichtius robustus isolate mEscRob2 chromosome 5, mEscRob2.pri, whole genome shotgun sequence genome harbors these coding sequences:
- the PPP1R7 gene encoding protein phosphatase 1 regulatory subunit 7 isoform X4, translated as MAAERGAGQQQSQEMMEVDRRVESEESGDEEGKKQSSGMVADLSAHSLKDGEERGEEDPEGTRPKGQELPVDMETINLDRNAEDVDLNHYRIGKIEGFEVLKKVKTLCLRQNLIKCIENLEELQSLRELDLYDNQIKKIENLEGLTELEILDISFNLLRNIEGIDKLTRLKKLFLVNNKINKIENISSLHQLQMLELGSNRIRAIENIDALTNLESLFLGKNKITKLQNLDALTNLTVLSMQGNRLTKIEGLQSLVNLRELYLSHNGIEVIEGLDNNVSLSHGGLVGVSSPPSLPAPGHALPSPRGQQRPPARILQSRSLPPARQQPCPPSTGQP; from the exons ATGGCGGCGGAGCGCGGCGCGGGCCAGCAACAGTCGCAGGAGATGATGGAGG TTGACAGGCGGGTGGAATCGGAAGAGTCGGGCGATGAAGAAGGGAAGAAGCAGAGCAGCGGGATGGTGGCCGACCTCAGTGCGCACAGCCTGAAGGATGGAGAGGAGCGGGGGGAAGAGGACCCAGAAGGTACCAGGCCGA AAGGACAAGAGCTGCCTGTGGATATGGAAACCATTAACCTGGACAGAAATGCAGAG GACGTTGATTTGAATCATTATCGCATTGGAAAGATTGAAGGGTTCGAGGTGCTGAAGAAAGTGAAG ACTCTCTGCCTCCgtcaaaatttaattaaatgcaTTGAGAATCTAGAGGAGCTACAGAGTCTTCGAGAGCTGGATCTTTACGACAACCAAATCAAGAAGATTGAGAACCTGGAGGGACTGACAGAGCTGGA GATTCTAGATATTTCTTTTAATCTACTGAGAAACATTGAAGGAATTGATAAGTTGACACGACTGAAAAAGCTCTTCTTGGTcaacaataaaatcaataaaattgagaaCATAAGCAGCTTACATCAACTGCAGATGCTGGAGCTGGGGTCCAACCGCATCCGG GCAATTGAAAATATTGACGCGTTAACCAACCTGGAGAGTTTGTTTTTGGGGAAAAACAAGATCACTAAGCTTCAGAACCTGGACGCACTCACCAACCTGACAGTCCTCAGCATGCAG GGCAACCGGCTGACCAAGATCGAGGGCCTGCAGAGCCTGGTGAACCTGCGGGAGCTCTATCTCAGCCACAACGGCATCGAGGTCATCGAGGGCCTGGACAACAAC GTGTCCCTGTCCCACGGAGGGCTAGTGGGCGTCAGCAGCCCACCCTCTCTTCCCGCTCCCGGCCACGCACTTCCCAGCCCGCGGGGCCAGCAGCGGCCCCCGGCCCGGATCCTGCAGTCTCGCTCCCTCCCGCCCGCCCGTCAGCAGCCCTGCCCGCCCAGCACAGGACAGCCTTAG